In a genomic window of Microcoleus sp. AS-A8:
- a CDS encoding glycosyltransferase family 4 protein yields MNKLAIITSHPIQYYAPWFRQLVAENDFSIKIFYLWDFGVSEQVDVGFKQSIQWDIPLLTGYDYEFVPNISSNPGTHHFWGLQNPSLLERVNLYKPDVVLLMSYNYASLYDFLWRWNCRQAPLLFRGDSHRLLSRTGAKEWLRRKFISLIYRRFAACLYVGKANYNYFRQHGVPPQRLFFSPHAVDNDRFFAQAEEATHQATLWKQKLGIPENHSVILFAGKFEDIKRPGTLLQAFLQANLSQVSLLFVGAGALESELRTQAASHPYIHFAPFQNQTLMPRTYAAGDLVVLPSYSETWGLVINEAMCMSRAVIASTHVGCAQDLIHPYGNGLVFPAGDVSALAACLKEAFSDRERLQRWGEESRKIIANYSYTQVTQGVKDALTHLTALTQYPD; encoded by the coding sequence ATGAATAAACTGGCGATTATTACTTCTCATCCTATTCAGTACTATGCTCCGTGGTTTCGTCAGCTAGTTGCTGAAAATGATTTTTCGATTAAAATTTTTTATCTGTGGGATTTTGGTGTAAGCGAACAGGTAGACGTAGGTTTTAAACAGTCCATTCAGTGGGATATCCCCCTATTAACCGGATATGATTACGAGTTTGTGCCAAATATAAGCTCTAATCCAGGTACTCATCACTTTTGGGGATTACAAAATCCATCCCTGTTGGAACGAGTCAATCTTTACAAACCGGATGTCGTACTTCTGATGAGTTATAACTATGCCAGTCTTTATGATTTTCTCTGGCGCTGGAATTGCCGCCAAGCACCGCTACTGTTCCGGGGTGATTCCCATAGGCTTCTATCCAGGACTGGTGCTAAAGAATGGCTGCGTCGGAAGTTTATCTCCCTAATTTATCGACGTTTTGCAGCCTGTCTCTATGTTGGTAAAGCTAATTATAATTACTTCCGTCAGCACGGTGTTCCACCCCAAAGACTATTTTTCTCTCCACATGCCGTAGATAATGATCGCTTCTTCGCTCAAGCGGAGGAAGCTACTCACCAAGCTACTCTATGGAAGCAGAAACTAGGAATTCCCGAAAACCACTCCGTCATCCTATTTGCTGGGAAATTTGAGGATATAAAAAGACCAGGTACGTTGCTACAAGCCTTTTTACAGGCAAACCTCTCCCAGGTATCACTCCTGTTCGTAGGAGCTGGAGCTTTAGAAAGTGAACTGAGAACCCAGGCGGCAAGTCATCCATACATTCACTTTGCCCCTTTTCAAAACCAGACACTCATGCCTCGTACATACGCTGCTGGTGATTTGGTAGTCTTACCTAGCTATAGCGAAACTTGGGGACTTGTAATCAACGAAGCCATGTGTATGTCTCGTGCTGTCATCGCTAGTACTCACGTTGGCTGCGCTCAAGACTTGATTCACCCCTACGGAAACGGACTAGTTTTTCCGGCTGGTGATGTGTCGGCACTGGCTGCTTGCCTTAAAGAAGCTTTTTCGGATCGAGAGCGACTACAAAGATGGGGCGAAGAAAGCCGCAAAATCATTGCCAATTATAGCTATACCCAAGTTACTCAAGGAGTGAAAGATGCTTTAACTCATCTTACTGCACTGACCCAGTATCCGGATTAA
- a CDS encoding glycosyltransferase yields the protein MLPVASNPSHFHLWFPNLFEFKGGIQVYSEFWLQALQKLGVNVSYEVFLKHDTRLPEDFSCPANAQFHFSGTWTSSLRTPAFAAQILGLGLWQRPKLVMVNHLNFAVAAYWLKQLTGIPYWITVYGVESWNVEKPALQTALHHADKILSISGYTRDRIVKEQNLDPAKISLLPCTFEANCWSIAPKPTHLLTQYGLKPEQPVILTVARLAEAERYKGYDRILEALPQIRQVIPDVHYILVGKGNDRPRIEQLIAQLQLQDCVTLAGFIPDQELGDYYNLCDVFAMPSKREGFGIVYLEALACGKPALGGDRDGAVDALCHGELGVLVDPDDTNVIAQKLIEILQGAYPHPLIYQPEALRQKAIDTFGFNRFQQTLASYIEPYCLST from the coding sequence ATGCTTCCCGTAGCCTCAAATCCAAGTCATTTTCACTTATGGTTTCCCAATCTATTTGAGTTTAAGGGAGGTATTCAGGTTTACTCCGAATTTTGGCTACAAGCCTTACAAAAGCTAGGGGTAAATGTCAGCTACGAAGTCTTTTTAAAACACGACACGCGCTTACCTGAAGATTTCTCCTGCCCAGCTAATGCACAGTTTCACTTTTCTGGGACTTGGACTTCATCTTTGCGGACACCTGCTTTTGCTGCTCAAATTTTGGGATTGGGCCTTTGGCAACGACCCAAATTAGTGATGGTCAATCATCTGAATTTTGCAGTAGCAGCCTATTGGTTGAAGCAGCTCACGGGTATTCCTTACTGGATTACGGTTTATGGAGTAGAGAGCTGGAATGTTGAGAAACCTGCCTTACAGACTGCTCTGCACCATGCGGATAAAATTCTCTCGATTAGCGGTTACACTCGCGATCGCATCGTTAAAGAGCAAAATCTCGATCCAGCCAAAATATCACTGTTGCCCTGTACGTTTGAGGCGAATTGCTGGTCAATTGCGCCTAAACCGACTCATTTATTAACACAATACGGATTGAAGCCCGAACAGCCTGTTATTTTAACGGTGGCACGGCTAGCAGAAGCTGAGCGGTATAAGGGATATGACCGCATTCTTGAAGCACTGCCCCAAATCCGTCAAGTAATTCCTGATGTCCACTACATCCTAGTTGGAAAAGGCAATGACCGACCTCGAATTGAACAACTTATCGCTCAATTACAGTTGCAAGACTGCGTGACGTTAGCTGGGTTTATTCCTGATCAGGAGCTTGGTGACTATTACAACTTGTGCGACGTGTTCGCAATGCCCAGCAAACGAGAGGGTTTTGGCATCGTTTACCTGGAAGCCCTAGCCTGTGGCAAGCCAGCATTGGGAGGAGATCGGGATGGTGCGGTAGATGCGCTTTGTCACGGGGAACTGGGAGTTTTGGTTGACCCGGATGATACGAATGTGATCGCTCAAAAGCTAATTGAGATTTTACAAGGCGCTTATCCCCATCCACTCATCTACCAACCTGAAGCCTTACGTCAAAAAGCGATCGATACCTTTGGCTTCAATCGCTTCCAACAAACCCTTGCCAGTTACATAGAACCCTACTGCTTGTCCACCTAA